From the Salinimicrobium tongyeongense genome, one window contains:
- a CDS encoding peptidoglycan-binding protein LysM: MKKKVAKFSVLPVVGASIFFYSFSTNKTKDLNAAVLEEFRTVNEELNFDVPYTPDVTVFDPQLRSYPQLGKSYVAFKEALGFKESGGDYSVVNEFGYMGKYQFGRGTLKLIGIKDTNLFLNSPDLQEAAFYANSSRNKWILRKDIEKFQNQIVNGIRITESGILAAAHLAGPGNVKKFLRSNGANSFSDGFGTSIKYYFKKFEGFDTSFVIPDREAKVNNPSVI, encoded by the coding sequence ATGAAGAAGAAAGTTGCAAAATTTTCAGTATTACCGGTTGTAGGGGCATCTATATTTTTCTATAGTTTCTCCACCAACAAAACAAAAGATCTGAATGCCGCTGTGCTTGAAGAATTCAGAACCGTAAATGAGGAGTTGAACTTTGATGTTCCCTATACTCCAGATGTTACAGTTTTTGATCCGCAGCTTAGGTCTTACCCTCAATTGGGAAAATCATACGTAGCGTTTAAAGAAGCTTTGGGCTTTAAGGAATCTGGCGGAGATTACAGTGTGGTCAATGAATTTGGCTACATGGGGAAATACCAGTTTGGTAGAGGTACCCTAAAATTAATCGGGATTAAAGACACCAACCTTTTCCTTAATTCCCCCGATCTTCAGGAAGCTGCGTTTTATGCAAATTCGTCACGAAACAAATGGATCCTGCGCAAGGATATTGAGAAGTTTCAGAATCAAATCGTGAACGGCATCAGAATAACTGAATCTGGTATCCTGGCAGCAGCACATCTTGCGGGGCCAGGAAATGTCAAAAAATTTTTAAGAAGCAATGGAGCCAACAGCTTTAGTGATGGCTTTGGAACTTCAATAAAATATTACTTTAAGAAATTTGAAGGTTTTGATACGTCTTTTGTCATCCCAGACAGGGAGGCGAAGGTTAATAATCCTTCTGTAATATAA
- a CDS encoding SAM-dependent methyltransferase — MSSPFSYSGKLYLLPTTLGDNEPLEVLPATVQHQVERLDIFIAENEKTARRAIKKLVPKKSQPSLQFFILNKHTDPAEVSGFLEACKTGKDVGLLSEAGCPGVADPGAEVVKIAHREGIQVVPMVGPSSILLAMMASGMNGQNFAFNGYLPIDKAARKGEIKNLEKISLDRNQAQSFIETPYRNNKMLEDLIQVLHPGTRICIACDLTLPTEYVVTKTVADWRKTKVDLHKRPTIFILQKDY; from the coding sequence TTGAGCTCTCCCTTCTCCTATTCCGGAAAATTATATTTGCTGCCCACCACTCTGGGTGACAATGAACCGCTTGAAGTTCTACCGGCTACGGTGCAACACCAGGTAGAGCGACTTGACATTTTTATTGCAGAAAATGAAAAGACCGCCCGCAGGGCGATAAAGAAACTTGTTCCGAAGAAATCTCAGCCTTCACTTCAGTTTTTTATTTTAAACAAACATACAGATCCTGCCGAGGTTTCAGGGTTTTTGGAAGCCTGTAAAACAGGAAAAGATGTGGGCTTATTAAGTGAAGCAGGTTGCCCGGGAGTTGCAGATCCCGGTGCAGAGGTAGTGAAAATTGCTCACAGGGAAGGAATTCAGGTGGTTCCCATGGTTGGCCCCTCCTCTATTCTTTTGGCGATGATGGCCTCAGGAATGAACGGACAAAATTTTGCCTTTAACGGATATCTTCCCATTGATAAGGCTGCCCGAAAGGGGGAAATTAAAAATCTGGAAAAGATCTCGCTTGACAGGAACCAGGCGCAGTCTTTTATTGAAACTCCTTATCGAAACAATAAAATGCTGGAAGACCTTATTCAGGTGTTGCATCCCGGCACCCGTATCTGTATTGCCTGCGATCTCACTTTGCCTACAGAATATGTAGTGACCAAAACTGTTGCCGACTGGCGGAAAACAAAAGTGGACCTTCATAAAAGGCCCACTATCTTTATATTACAGAAGGATTATTAA
- the mltG gene encoding endolytic transglycosylase MltG codes for MYIKKILLIIAIFGILALAGFSWYVYNVIFSPNTAFSEETTEFYVPTGSNYAQVRSMLEPRLEDIGEFDIVAQKKGYTNNVKAGRFILKKGMNNNEIVNTLRSTNEPVWVTFNNQERLEDLAGRVAAQIEADSLQLLESMRDSAFLNHHGFEKRNAISMYIPNKYEFFWNTSAEEFRERMREEYERFWTEKRLAKAEEIGLSPHEVMVLASIVQKETAKVDERPKVAGVYMNRINKGWKLEADPTVIYALKDRLQNFDTIIKRVLYVDLELDSPYNTYKYRELPPGPIAMPDISSIDAVLNYEDHDYFYFVADVENFGYHKFAKTLAQHNVNKRAYVQWINKQKINR; via the coding sequence ATGTACATCAAAAAAATCTTATTAATAATTGCCATTTTTGGCATCCTGGCGCTGGCAGGTTTTTCCTGGTACGTCTATAACGTGATCTTTTCGCCCAATACCGCTTTTTCTGAAGAAACAACAGAATTTTACGTGCCTACAGGATCAAATTATGCCCAGGTGAGAAGCATGCTCGAGCCCCGGCTTGAGGATATTGGGGAATTTGATATTGTGGCTCAAAAAAAAGGTTATACCAATAACGTGAAGGCCGGAAGGTTTATTCTGAAGAAAGGAATGAACAACAACGAGATTGTAAACACCCTTCGCAGCACAAACGAGCCGGTATGGGTGACTTTCAACAACCAGGAGCGGCTTGAAGATCTTGCCGGAAGGGTCGCAGCCCAAATAGAAGCCGATAGCCTTCAGCTGCTGGAAAGTATGCGAGATTCGGCATTTTTGAACCACCACGGATTTGAGAAGAGGAACGCGATTTCCATGTACATTCCCAATAAATATGAATTTTTCTGGAATACTTCCGCAGAAGAGTTTAGGGAGCGAATGAGAGAAGAGTACGAGCGCTTCTGGACCGAAAAAAGATTGGCAAAAGCCGAAGAAATCGGGCTTAGCCCCCATGAAGTTATGGTACTTGCCTCTATTGTGCAAAAAGAGACTGCCAAAGTAGACGAGCGGCCTAAAGTTGCCGGGGTGTATATGAACCGGATCAACAAAGGCTGGAAACTGGAGGCTGACCCCACCGTGATCTACGCCTTAAAAGACAGGCTGCAAAATTTTGATACCATTATTAAAAGGGTGTTGTATGTTGATCTTGAACTCGACTCGCCTTACAATACTTATAAATACAGGGAACTTCCTCCCGGGCCAATTGCCATGCCCGACATTTCTTCCATAGACGCGGTGTTAAACTATGAAGATCATGATTACTTTTATTTTGTGGCCGATGTTGAGAATTTTGGATACCACAAGTTCGCCAAAACACTTGCGCAGCACAATGTCAACAAACGCGCGTATGTTCAATGGATCAATAAGCAGAAAATCAACAGGTAA
- the dapF gene encoding diaminopimelate epimerase, with amino-acid sequence MKLNFYKYQGTGNDFIMVDNRTPVLSKNDTKLIKFLCDRKFGIGADGLILLEKPENSRDDFKMVYFNADGNESSMCGNGGRCLVAFAKFLGIISEKAAFTAIDGFHEAVIEDGKVGLKMMDVKGISAVGNAFFLNTGSPHHVIFSEGVEQTDVKREGAAIRYSTQYESKGGTNVNFSSFLGASTFKVRTYERGVEDETLSCGTGVTAVAVAAHYSGKTASNKVNLETPGGELSVSFTPEGDKYTNVWLTGPAQQVFKGEITC; translated from the coding sequence ATGAAGCTGAATTTCTATAAATACCAGGGCACGGGAAACGATTTTATTATGGTAGATAACCGTACTCCGGTTTTATCCAAAAATGATACCAAATTAATAAAGTTCCTTTGTGACCGTAAGTTTGGCATTGGAGCAGATGGGCTCATTCTTCTTGAAAAACCTGAAAATTCCCGTGATGACTTCAAAATGGTGTATTTCAATGCCGATGGTAACGAAAGCAGCATGTGTGGCAACGGCGGCAGGTGCCTAGTGGCATTTGCAAAATTCCTGGGAATTATTTCTGAAAAGGCTGCCTTTACGGCCATCGATGGTTTTCATGAAGCCGTGATAGAAGATGGGAAAGTAGGCCTTAAAATGATGGATGTGAAAGGAATTTCTGCAGTTGGAAATGCATTTTTCCTCAATACAGGTTCCCCGCACCATGTCATTTTTTCAGAAGGAGTAGAGCAAACCGATGTTAAAAGAGAAGGCGCAGCCATTCGATATTCTACCCAATATGAATCTAAAGGTGGCACAAATGTCAATTTTTCCTCATTTTTAGGGGCTTCAACTTTTAAGGTGCGCACCTATGAAAGGGGAGTGGAAGACGAAACCCTTTCCTGCGGAACCGGAGTTACTGCGGTGGCTGTTGCTGCGCATTACTCCGGAAAAACAGCTTCTAACAAAGTCAATTTAGAGACTCCGGGAGGGGAGCTTAGCGTGAGCTTTACGCCTGAAGGTGACAAATACACCAATGTGTGGCTAACCGGACCTGCACAACAGGTCTTTAAAGGCGAAATAACATGTTAA
- a CDS encoding S1C family serine protease, which translates to MKRFASFLMISVLSGVLTLAGYLLFIDEDNVFVQESAGIPAYTPVNINSLPADANADFTEAANKSVNAVVHVKNVATVRRSPFSSSTTQALQGTGSGVIISPDGYIVTNNHVIQNATQLQVTLNNNQNYMAEVIGADPKSDIALLKIDAENLDYLPFGNSDNAQIGEWVLAVGNPFNLTSTVTAGIISAKSRDLGMDANISSFIQTDAAVNPGNSGGALVNIYGELIGINTAITSQTGTYVGYAFAVPSNNARKIVEDIIEYGDVQQGVLGIRGVQAANLPGEYNIQISEGVYVDQVEAGSGAAKAGIRSGDVITQLDNVKISKFSDLIGYIGSKRPNDVVSVQVIRDGNPREFDVTLTKYEVYQIKAIGLEVTNASEDELKQRKVSHGVKITRGLTPQMQNEQLYGTIITAIDNVQVNNIKDVEKIMEQRAPGQPISVTFVTPDGEKQKYVWR; encoded by the coding sequence ATGAAAAGATTTGCCAGTTTTCTTATGATCTCTGTTTTAAGCGGAGTTCTTACTCTTGCGGGATACCTGCTTTTCATTGATGAAGATAATGTCTTTGTCCAGGAAAGTGCCGGCATCCCGGCCTATACCCCTGTTAATATAAATTCGCTTCCTGCCGATGCCAATGCAGATTTTACCGAAGCCGCCAACAAATCGGTCAACGCCGTGGTGCACGTAAAAAATGTGGCAACGGTGAGGAGGTCCCCTTTTTCTTCGAGCACCACACAGGCTTTACAGGGAACGGGAAGCGGGGTGATCATATCTCCCGACGGTTATATTGTCACCAACAACCACGTGATACAAAACGCCACCCAACTCCAGGTAACCCTTAACAACAACCAGAACTACATGGCAGAAGTTATAGGTGCCGACCCAAAATCGGATATAGCTTTGCTGAAAATTGATGCTGAAAACCTTGACTACCTGCCCTTCGGAAATTCTGACAATGCACAAATTGGAGAATGGGTTTTGGCAGTTGGTAACCCGTTTAACCTTACCTCTACCGTAACTGCCGGAATTATTTCAGCAAAATCCAGAGACCTGGGCATGGATGCCAACATTTCTTCCTTTATCCAGACAGACGCCGCAGTAAACCCCGGTAACAGCGGTGGCGCTTTGGTGAACATCTACGGAGAACTTATTGGGATCAATACCGCTATCACTTCCCAAACCGGAACTTATGTGGGATATGCCTTTGCAGTACCTTCTAACAACGCCAGGAAAATTGTGGAAGATATCATTGAATACGGCGATGTACAGCAGGGCGTGCTTGGAATAAGAGGTGTACAGGCAGCAAACCTGCCGGGAGAATACAACATCCAGATTTCTGAAGGAGTGTATGTAGACCAGGTAGAAGCCGGAAGCGGTGCAGCCAAAGCAGGAATTCGATCGGGAGATGTGATCACCCAGCTCGATAATGTGAAGATCAGTAAATTTTCAGATTTGATTGGGTATATAGGGTCAAAAAGGCCAAATGATGTGGTTAGCGTACAGGTAATTCGCGATGGCAACCCAAGGGAATTTGATGTGACCCTTACAAAATATGAAGTTTACCAAATAAAAGCCATTGGCCTTGAAGTCACTAATGCCAGTGAAGATGAACTGAAACAGAGAAAAGTCTCTCACGGGGTGAAGATCACCAGGGGGCTTACTCCTCAAATGCAAAATGAGCAGCTGTATGGCACAATAATCACCGCCATAGATAATGTCCAGGTAAATAACATCAAAGATGTTGAAAAGATCATGGAGCAAAGAGCGCCGGGGCAACCAATTTCAGTAACTTTTGTAACTCCCGATGGGGAAAAGCAAAAATACGTTTGGAGATAA
- a CDS encoding GNAT family N-acetyltransferase — protein MLTLHGKLVFLRALEPEDLELLFEVENNEEFWEVSATSVPFSRYVLKQYLENSHRDIYEVRQLRLVICDNSAEAVGLIDIFDFDPRNRRAALGILIINRKNRKKGYGTEALDLICKYCFTHLGLHQVYANVGSDNASSRLLFEKAGFLLTARKKDWNLVEGEYKDEITYQLIN, from the coding sequence ATGTTAACCCTTCACGGAAAACTCGTTTTTCTAAGGGCTTTGGAGCCCGAAGACCTCGAATTGCTCTTTGAGGTGGAGAACAACGAGGAGTTCTGGGAAGTGAGCGCTACCAGTGTACCTTTTTCGCGCTATGTGCTTAAACAGTATCTGGAAAATTCCCACCGCGATATTTATGAGGTTAGACAGCTAAGACTGGTGATTTGCGATAATTCTGCGGAAGCTGTGGGGTTGATAGATATTTTTGACTTTGACCCCCGAAACCGGCGTGCTGCCCTCGGAATCCTTATTATTAACAGAAAAAACCGCAAAAAAGGCTATGGCACCGAAGCTTTAGACTTAATTTGCAAATATTGTTTCACTCATTTGGGCCTTCACCAGGTTTATGCAAACGTGGGCAGCGATAATGCTTCGAGCAGGCTGCTCTTTGAAAAAGCCGGATTTTTACTCACTGCAAGAAAAAAGGACTGGAATTTGGTGGAAGGTGAATACAAAGATGAAATTACCTATCAACTGATCAATTAA
- a CDS encoding low molecular weight protein-tyrosine-phosphatase, translated as MKTRILMVCLGNICRSPLAEGILKSKVDEDKVFVDSAGTSNYHVDDCPDPRSIDIARDNNLDITSQRGRQFSVEDFDNFDRIYVMDMSNYHDVLSLARNEEDREKVSLILNEVFPGENVEVPDPYHGGANGFKKVYDMLDEACTIIAEKHK; from the coding sequence ATGAAAACCCGGATCCTGATGGTGTGCCTTGGCAATATTTGCAGGTCACCCCTGGCCGAAGGCATTCTAAAATCTAAAGTTGACGAAGACAAAGTTTTTGTCGATTCGGCCGGAACCAGTAACTATCACGTAGATGATTGCCCAGACCCGAGATCGATAGACATAGCAAGGGATAATAATCTCGATATTACTTCCCAGCGTGGCCGACAATTTTCAGTAGAAGACTTTGATAATTTTGACAGGATCTATGTGATGGATATGTCAAATTATCACGACGTACTGTCCCTGGCAAGAAATGAAGAGGACAGGGAGAAAGTCTCTCTCATTCTCAATGAGGTCTTTCCAGGAGAAAATGTTGAAGTTCCCGATCCTTACCACGGTGGTGCCAACGGCTTCAAAAAAGTTTACGATATGCTGGACGAAGCCTGCACCATCATAGCTGAAAAACACAAATAG